A single region of the Candidatus Manganitrophaceae bacterium genome encodes:
- a CDS encoding DUF3108 domain-containing protein, producing MQRRLRILFFSAFALQLLLPDAFSAIPPISYVTPFPFVAGERLSYQVTLDQMKIGKAIMKVIEKVQFEGKEVYHLSSEVKTSGFLSLFTRINDRVESYMDAEGLFSRRVEVRKERRMKTDEKVVTFDQIGHRAVQWKNNREEVFEIPPRVQDSLSSLYYFRTQRFPEIGGALFIDVHESGKNRKIEVRVLQQERVTTPAGTFDTIKVQTALPKEGAFSGNGDLFIWFTNDDRRMPVLLQSESQRGTVTVALEAQQRGEGSGSL from the coding sequence ATGCAGAGGCGCCTGCGCATCCTATTTTTTTCCGCTTTTGCACTTCAGCTCCTCCTCCCCGATGCTTTTAGCGCCATCCCGCCGATCTCCTACGTCACCCCCTTCCCCTTTGTGGCGGGAGAGCGGCTCTCCTACCAGGTGACACTGGATCAGATGAAGATCGGGAAGGCGATCATGAAGGTGATCGAGAAGGTTCAATTTGAAGGAAAAGAGGTTTATCACCTCTCCTCCGAGGTCAAGACGAGCGGTTTTCTCTCCCTTTTCACCCGGATCAACGACCGGGTCGAGTCGTACATGGATGCCGAGGGGCTCTTCTCCCGGCGGGTCGAGGTCCGAAAAGAGCGGCGGATGAAGACCGATGAAAAGGTGGTGACGTTCGATCAGATCGGACACCGTGCGGTTCAATGGAAGAACAACCGGGAGGAGGTTTTCGAGATTCCCCCGCGTGTCCAAGATTCGCTCAGCTCACTCTACTACTTCAGAACGCAGCGGTTCCCCGAAATCGGCGGGGCGCTTTTTATCGACGTTCATGAGAGCGGGAAGAACCGAAAGATCGAGGTGCGGGTCCTTCAGCAAGAGCGGGTGACGACCCCCGCCGGAACCTTCGACACCATCAAAGTCCAGACCGCCCTCCCCAAAGAAGGGGCCTTCTCCGGCAATGGCGATCTCTTCATCTGGTTTACGAATGACGACCGGCGGATGCCGGTCCTGCTCCAGTCGGAGAGCCAGCGGGGAACGGTGACCGTCGCCCTGGAGGCGCAACAGCGTGGAGAGGGGAGCGGATCGCTCTGA
- a CDS encoding arylesterase, which produces MTQSILKLFCISKEARLKRKVVFWVLAVLLFGGSGVSPAVARAQGAVRERVIVAFGDSLTAGLGVAPNEGYPAVLEQKLRAAGYSYRIINSGVSGETTAGGLRRVDWVLRSRPDLVILELGANDGLRGLDLGETEKNLAAMIERLQKTGAVVILAGMKLPPNYGRGYTEGFEKIYPRLAARYHLTLIPFFLDGVAAQSNLNQADGIHPTAQGYRIIVDRIWPVIEPLLKR; this is translated from the coding sequence ATGACACAATCAATCTTAAAACTTTTCTGCATATCGAAGGAGGCGCGTTTGAAACGGAAGGTCGTTTTTTGGGTGCTGGCCGTTCTTCTTTTTGGAGGGAGTGGGGTGTCGCCAGCGGTTGCCCGGGCCCAAGGAGCGGTCCGTGAGCGGGTGATCGTTGCGTTCGGCGACAGCCTGACGGCCGGACTAGGGGTCGCTCCGAATGAGGGCTATCCGGCGGTGCTGGAGCAAAAGCTGAGAGCGGCCGGTTACTCCTATCGCATCATCAATTCGGGGGTCAGCGGGGAGACAACCGCCGGCGGGCTCCGCCGTGTCGATTGGGTCCTTCGAAGCCGGCCGGATCTGGTGATTTTAGAGCTCGGCGCCAATGACGGTCTGCGCGGGCTCGATCTGGGGGAGACCGAAAAAAACCTCGCCGCGATGATCGAGCGGCTTCAAAAAACAGGGGCGGTGGTGATCTTGGCAGGAATGAAGTTGCCGCCGAATTATGGAAGAGGCTACACGGAGGGGTTTGAGAAAATCTATCCGAGGCTGGCGGCGCGCTATCACCTGACGCTGATCCCTTTTTTCCTCGATGGGGTCGCCGCCCAGTCGAACTTGAACCAGGCCGATGGGATTCACCCGACGGCGCAGGGGTATCGAATTATCGTCGATCGGATTTGGCCGGTGATTGAACCGCTCTTAAAGCGATAA